In Mycetocola zhujimingii, one DNA window encodes the following:
- the pyrE gene encoding orotate phosphoribosyltransferase has product MTDAREQLIKYISAEAVFHGDFTLTSGKKASYYVDLRKVSLDHRVAPLIGQVMIDLIAEVPDVVAVGGMTMGADPVAAAVLHQGAARGLAYDAFVVRKEPKDHGRGKQVEGPDLEGKRVIVLEDTSTTGGSPLAAIEALKKVGAEIAGVAVVVDRNTGAREVIEAAGYPYFAAIGLADLGLE; this is encoded by the coding sequence GTGACCGACGCACGCGAGCAACTCATCAAGTACATTTCGGCCGAGGCCGTGTTCCACGGGGACTTCACCCTCACGAGCGGTAAGAAGGCGAGCTACTACGTCGACCTTCGAAAGGTCAGCCTTGACCACCGGGTCGCGCCGCTGATCGGCCAGGTCATGATCGACCTGATCGCCGAGGTTCCCGACGTGGTCGCTGTCGGTGGAATGACGATGGGTGCTGACCCGGTCGCCGCGGCTGTCTTGCACCAGGGTGCCGCGCGCGGACTGGCGTATGACGCATTCGTGGTTCGTAAGGAGCCCAAGGATCACGGGCGAGGCAAGCAGGTCGAAGGGCCTGACCTCGAGGGCAAGAGAGTAATTGTGCTCGAGGACACCTCGACCACTGGCGGTTCGCCCCTCGCCGCGATCGAAGCGCTCAAGAAAGTTGGGGCCGAGATCGCCGGCGTTGCCGTGGTTGTCGACCGCAACACGGGAGCACGTGAAGTGATCGAAGCGGCGGGTTACCCCTACTTCGCCGCGATTGGGCTCGCTGACCTGGGTCTCGAATAG
- a CDS encoding LysR family transcriptional regulator gives MDVRRLELLRELADRGSIAAVAAATHRTPSAVSQQLKVLEREAGVPLTEPDGRGISLTDAGRALAATSP, from the coding sequence ATGGACGTACGTCGGCTCGAACTGCTGCGCGAACTCGCCGATCGCGGCAGCATTGCCGCCGTTGCCGCGGCGACCCACCGCACCCCGTCCGCGGTTTCGCAGCAGCTGAAGGTGCTCGAGCGCGAGGCCGGGGTGCCGCTGACCGAGCCGGACGGTCGCGGGATCTCACTGACGGATGCCGGCAGGGCGCTGGCGGCGACATCGCCATAG
- a CDS encoding LysR substrate-binding domain-containing protein gives MTVATFPTAGQMLLPAVISTLTAAHGPTVTLADRDPESGDFPALTMDFDIVLAHSMPGTRAWSGKGLRNLHLLTEPLDIALPIGHRLAGVSELTPEQLVDEAWIGVPIGYPFDGLMHDIEVATGTPLNVVQRVTDNRISEALVAAGIGIGIVPRFTASGAERGIVTRPLTGVDASRHIVALMRPEKAERFAVRTVAEALRAEAVRLQNAHNPVEDPAPYTTPRWT, from the coding sequence GTGACGGTCGCAACGTTCCCCACGGCGGGTCAGATGCTCCTCCCCGCGGTGATCTCCACCCTGACCGCCGCACACGGGCCGACCGTCACGCTGGCCGACCGCGACCCGGAGAGCGGCGACTTCCCCGCACTCACCATGGACTTCGACATCGTGCTCGCACATTCGATGCCGGGCACCCGCGCCTGGAGCGGCAAAGGCCTTCGAAACCTCCACCTACTCACCGAACCGCTCGACATCGCCCTGCCCATCGGCCACCGGCTCGCCGGCGTCAGCGAACTCACACCGGAACAACTCGTCGACGAAGCATGGATCGGAGTCCCCATCGGCTATCCCTTCGACGGCCTGATGCACGACATCGAGGTCGCGACCGGCACGCCGCTCAACGTGGTTCAGCGCGTCACAGACAACCGCATCTCGGAAGCCCTCGTCGCCGCCGGGATCGGAATCGGCATCGTGCCCCGGTTCACGGCATCCGGTGCCGAACGCGGCATCGTCACCCGCCCGCTCACCGGAGTGGACGCATCCAGGCACATCGTCGCGCTCATGCGCCCCGAAAAGGCCGAGCGGTTCGCGGTGAGAACCGTGGCCGAGGCTCTCAGAGCCGAAGCGGTCCGACTGCAGAACGCCCACAACCCGGTCGAGGATCCAGCGCCGTACACAACACCCCGCTGGACCTGA